Genomic segment of Bacteroides intestinalis DSM 17393:
GCTGGCGAGGATTATGTGCCAATACAATGTATAGGTACAGGAACAGTAGACTGTCCTTTAGGCGGAAAGACAAAGTTTGTCATGATTGGTTACAGCCTTGAAGTACCTTATTAACATATTGTTTCTGTTTTCCTTTCTTGCATGTACTTCTGTACCCGTGCATAAGGGAATACCGTATACGGATTTTCCGGAAACGGAAAATCTGATTGCATGTATTTTGCCTATGGATACAGCCGTATTTCGTTTTCCTTTCCGGATAAAGATGCAAGGAGATACTGTAGCAATAATGGATCTGCATGGTATGGATCATTTTATTCATTTGTTCCACTATCCTGATCTTTCTTACATTACTTCTTTAGGTAAGCGTGGAGATTCGCCAGAGGAGATGCTTTCTGTTGAAAATATCCGATGGAATGGAAATTCGTTGTGGGTATTGGATGCAAATGGTTTAAAATTAACTCGGTTTGGTTTGGCTTTATCCAATGACTCATTACTTCGTGAAGAGGCAGTGAGCTTGGATAAGGAGATACTTCGAGGGCTGGATTTTGTGATTTATGATGACTCTACTTTTATCATTCCTGATTATTCAGGAGAAAGTCGTTTTTGCTGGGTGGATCGAAAGGGTAGGTTATTGCATAAAATGGGGATTATTCCCACTACGAATGAGGAGGCTTTAAAACATGCTCGCCCGGCATTGGCGCAGGCATGGCGCAGTTTCATTGATTATAATCCTCGTAATGGGATTCTGG
This window contains:
- a CDS encoding BF3164 family lipoprotein; this translates as MKYLINILFLFSFLACTSVPVHKGIPYTDFPETENLIACILPMDTAVFRFPFRIKMQGDTVAIMDLHGMDHFIHLFHYPDLSYITSLGKRGDSPEEMLSVENIRWNGNSLWVLDANGLKLTRFGLALSNDSLLREEAVSLDKEILRGLDFVIYDDSTFIIPDYSGESRFCWVDRKGRLLHKMGIIPTTNEEALKHARPALAQAWRSFIDYNPRNGILAAVTQLGEVLEIYNLKDSTHIVRVGLHGEPEFKVAEGYGIPTGIMGFSDIQVTDTAIYAVFQGDTFEEISRKMQKGDMTDGGRYIYVFSLSGEPIKKYVLDHYVYGISVDELNGIIVTTDVNSDEPVVKYAVD